The proteins below are encoded in one region of Desulfobotulus mexicanus:
- the speA gene encoding biosynthetic arginine decarboxylase encodes MLEKNSLDRWSLENALDLYGVRNWGAGYFDISQDGEVIITPIPDRKDLSISIPRLIEGIRARGKEMPVLLRIENILDSQISCLHNAFSLAIANAGYKGNFRGVYPIKVNQQKQVVEEVTSFGARYHHGLEAGSKAELIAALSFLKDPEACIICNGYKDEEFVDLALWACKMGFPCFLVVEMPGELELILERAAIIDVRPRVGIRIKLASKAGGHWTESGGDRSIFGLDTTQVVALVDRLREVEMLDCLQLLHYHLGSQIPNIRDIRNAVLEACRIYVGLISEGAPMGYLDLGGGLAVDYDGSHTNFSNSRNYSIDEYCADIVETVMGVMDEEELPHPTIITESGRATVAYYSVLLFNILDVSRLEPQPFLSDIPEDAPDVIVNLVDVLHSLTLRNLQECFNDAIYYRDELRQRFQHGAVTLRERSLGETIFWHIIHTIAQDVKKLKRIPPELSELDDALADIYYGNLSVFQSLPDAWAIDHIFPIMPIHRLLEKPTRNAVIADITCDCDGKLDSFIDIQGVRRSLPLHELRPDEEYYLGAFLVGAYQETLGDLHNLFGDTNVVSVRIREDGTLDYVKEMEGDSVADVLSYVEYNPKAMAERFRHTAEMAIKAGFISVEDRYKVMKAYETGLLGYTYYER; translated from the coding sequence TTGCTCGAAAAAAACTCTCTTGACCGCTGGTCTCTGGAAAATGCGCTGGATCTTTACGGCGTACGCAACTGGGGTGCCGGTTATTTCGACATTTCCCAGGATGGCGAGGTTATCATCACCCCCATTCCTGACCGTAAGGATCTGAGCATCAGCATCCCCAGACTCATAGAAGGCATCCGGGCCAGAGGCAAGGAAATGCCGGTGCTGCTGCGCATAGAAAACATTCTGGATTCCCAGATCTCATGCCTGCACAATGCCTTTTCCCTTGCCATTGCAAACGCAGGCTATAAAGGAAATTTCAGGGGCGTATACCCCATCAAGGTCAACCAGCAGAAACAGGTGGTGGAAGAGGTGACCAGCTTCGGTGCCCGCTATCACCACGGCCTTGAAGCAGGTTCCAAGGCAGAACTCATTGCCGCCCTTTCCTTTCTTAAAGACCCCGAAGCCTGCATTATCTGCAACGGCTACAAGGACGAGGAATTCGTGGATCTGGCCCTCTGGGCCTGCAAGATGGGTTTTCCCTGCTTCCTTGTCGTAGAAATGCCCGGAGAGCTGGAACTGATACTCGAAAGGGCTGCCATCATTGATGTCAGGCCCCGTGTGGGGATCCGCATCAAGCTTGCTTCCAAGGCGGGAGGCCACTGGACAGAATCCGGAGGAGACCGCAGCATTTTCGGCCTTGATACCACCCAGGTTGTGGCCCTTGTGGACAGACTCAGGGAAGTTGAAATGCTGGACTGCCTCCAGCTCCTTCACTACCACCTTGGCTCCCAGATACCCAACATCCGGGATATCCGTAATGCCGTACTGGAAGCCTGCCGCATCTATGTGGGACTTATCAGTGAAGGTGCACCCATGGGCTATCTGGACCTTGGCGGCGGACTTGCCGTGGACTATGACGGCTCCCACACCAACTTCTCCAACTCCCGCAACTACAGCATTGATGAATACTGTGCGGATATCGTTGAAACCGTCATGGGTGTTATGGATGAGGAAGAACTGCCCCACCCCACCATTATTACGGAGTCCGGCAGGGCAACGGTAGCCTATTATTCCGTGCTTCTTTTCAATATTCTGGATGTCAGTCGTCTGGAGCCCCAGCCCTTTCTCAGTGATATACCCGAAGATGCACCGGATGTGATTGTAAATCTTGTTGATGTTCTTCATTCCCTGACCCTGCGCAATCTTCAGGAATGCTTCAACGATGCCATCTATTACAGGGATGAACTGCGTCAGCGTTTTCAGCATGGTGCCGTCACCCTGCGGGAACGCTCCCTCGGAGAAACTATTTTCTGGCACATCATCCATACCATTGCCCAGGATGTGAAAAAGCTAAAACGCATTCCACCGGAACTCAGCGAGCTGGATGATGCTCTGGCAGACATCTACTATGGCAACCTGAGTGTTTTCCAAAGCCTCCCCGATGCCTGGGCCATTGATCATATTTTTCCCATCATGCCCATACACAGGCTTCTGGAAAAACCCACACGCAATGCCGTGATTGCAGATATCACCTGCGATTGCGACGGCAAGCTGGACAGCTTCATCGATATCCAAGGCGTCAGAAGATCCCTGCCCCTGCACGAGCTACGGCCCGATGAGGAATATTACCTCGGAGCCTTTCTCGTGGGAGCCTATCAGGAAACCCTTGGGGATCTTCACAACCTTTTCGGGGATACCAATGTAGTCAGTGTACGTATCCGGGAAGACGGAACCCTTGATTATGTAAAGGAAATGGAAGGGGACTCCGTGGCTGATGTTCTGAGTTATGTGGAATACAATCCCAAAGCCATGGCCGAACGCTTCCGCCATACGGCGGAAATGGCCATCAAGGCAGGATTCATCAGCGTGGAAGACCGCTACAAGGTCATGAAAGCCTATGAAACGGGCTTACTGGGATACACCTACTATGAACGCTGA
- a CDS encoding saccharopine dehydrogenase family protein, translating into MSRVLIIGAGGVGQVVVHKCAQLPDIFSEIMLASRTKEKCDRIAVQLNRPIQTAALDADKVADTVALIRQFQPKMVINVALPYQDLAIMDACLETGVHYLDTANYEPPDVAKFEYKWQWAYQERFKEKGLMALLGSGFDPGVTNVFCAYAQKHHFDEIHTLDIIDCNAGDHGKPFATNFNPEINIREITQRGRYWEQGEWVETDPLSWSMTYDFPEGIGPKKCFLLYHEELESLVKNLKGLKRARFWMTFSDAYLTHLKVLENVGMTRIDPVEIKGQKIAPIEFLKAVLPDPGSLGPLTKGRTCIGCLMKGVKDGKEKTVYIYNICSHEEAYAEVGSQAISYTTGVPAMIGAKMMLTGKWTGKGVFNMEELDPDPFMEALNLHGLPWKEVIL; encoded by the coding sequence ATGTCCAGGGTTTTAATTATCGGTGCCGGCGGTGTCGGTCAGGTGGTGGTCCACAAATGCGCCCAGCTTCCCGACATTTTTTCCGAAATCATGCTTGCAAGCCGCACAAAGGAAAAATGCGACCGCATTGCAGTCCAGCTTAATCGCCCCATACAGACAGCCGCACTGGATGCGGACAAGGTGGCTGACACCGTGGCCCTGATACGTCAGTTTCAGCCGAAAATGGTCATCAACGTGGCCCTGCCCTATCAGGATCTTGCCATCATGGACGCCTGCCTTGAAACCGGCGTGCATTATCTGGATACAGCCAACTACGAACCACCGGATGTGGCAAAATTTGAGTATAAATGGCAGTGGGCCTATCAGGAGCGTTTTAAGGAGAAAGGTCTCATGGCCCTTCTCGGCAGCGGCTTTGACCCCGGTGTCACCAATGTTTTCTGCGCCTATGCCCAGAAGCATCACTTTGACGAAATCCATACCCTTGATATCATTGACTGCAACGCAGGCGACCACGGCAAGCCCTTTGCCACCAATTTCAACCCGGAAATCAATATCAGGGAAATCACCCAGAGGGGCCGGTATTGGGAGCAGGGCGAATGGGTGGAAACCGATCCCCTCTCCTGGTCCATGACCTATGATTTTCCCGAAGGCATCGGCCCCAAAAAATGCTTTCTCCTCTACCATGAGGAGCTGGAGTCTCTGGTGAAAAACCTTAAAGGCCTGAAGCGAGCCCGCTTCTGGATGACCTTTTCCGATGCCTACCTCACCCACCTGAAGGTCCTTGAGAATGTGGGCATGACCCGCATTGATCCCGTGGAAATCAAGGGCCAGAAGATCGCACCCATCGAATTCCTGAAGGCCGTTCTCCCCGATCCCGGAAGCCTCGGCCCCCTTACCAAGGGCCGCACCTGCATCGGCTGCCTCATGAAGGGCGTGAAAGACGGAAAAGAAAAAACCGTCTATATCTATAATATCTGCAGCCACGAAGAGGCCTATGCTGAAGTGGGTTCACAGGCCATCTCCTACACCACAGGCGTTCCGGCCATGATCGGTGCCAAAATGATGCTCACGGGCAAATGGACGGGCAAGGGAGTCTTTAATATGGAAGAACTGGATCCCGACCCCTTCATGGAAGCCCTGAACCTTCACGGACTGCCCTGGAAGGAAGTGATTCTCTAA